The following are encoded in a window of Candidatus Microthrix parvicella Bio17-1 genomic DNA:
- a CDS encoding TIGR01777 family oxidoreductase, with the protein MDIAMTGSGGLIGKALVSALQARGDRILSLTRSADRARTDNDAVFWSPHDGEIDTAGLDGIDAVIHLAGEPIAEKRWTDAQKRELLSSRTDGTTLISKTLAGLARPPQTLLSASAIGYYGDTGQNLVDESSPPGTDFLADICVAWEAATGAAEDAGIRTAHLRTGIVQSTRGGALAKQLLPFKLGLGGKVLPGTQWISWITIDDEVGAILHALDTPEVSGPVNLVAPNPVTNADYASTLGKVLHRPTFIIPLFGPKLLFGSELAESLLKTSQRVSDGVLSATGYKFTHTNLVDALRSIIDAGG; encoded by the coding sequence TGTCGCTGACCCGATCGGCCGATCGGGCCCGCACCGACAACGATGCGGTCTTCTGGTCGCCCCACGACGGCGAAATCGATACTGCCGGGCTGGACGGCATCGACGCGGTGATCCATCTTGCTGGTGAGCCGATCGCCGAGAAACGGTGGACCGATGCCCAGAAGCGCGAGCTCCTCAGCAGCCGGACAGACGGCACCACCCTGATCTCCAAAACGTTGGCTGGGCTCGCCAGACCACCGCAAACGCTGCTGTCCGCCTCGGCCATCGGGTACTACGGCGATACCGGCCAGAACCTGGTGGACGAGTCCTCGCCCCCCGGCACAGATTTTCTCGCCGATATCTGCGTGGCATGGGAGGCCGCAACCGGCGCCGCCGAAGACGCAGGAATCCGCACCGCGCATCTGCGCACCGGCATCGTGCAGTCGACACGCGGTGGGGCGCTGGCCAAACAGCTCCTGCCGTTCAAGCTGGGTCTTGGCGGCAAGGTTCTGCCCGGAACCCAGTGGATCAGTTGGATCACGATCGACGACGAAGTCGGTGCCATCCTGCACGCCCTTGACACACCCGAGGTGTCGGGCCCGGTCAACCTGGTGGCCCCCAACCCGGTCACCAATGCCGACTATGCGTCCACCCTGGGCAAGGTCCTGCATCGCCCAACGTTCATCATCCCCCTGTTTGGACCAAAGTTGCTCTTCGGCTCCGAGCTGGCCGAGTCGCTCCTGAAGACCAGTCAGCGGGTGAGCGACGGCGTACTGAGCGCAACGGGCTACAAGTTCACTCATACGAACCTGGTCGACGCCCTCCGCAGCATCATCGACGCCGGCGGCTAG
- a CDS encoding SRPBCC family protein — MNDEQVSVSRTIKASPEDIFDVLAHPARHSEIDGSGTVKASRGGADERLSQGAKFGMDMRIGLPYIIKNTVVEFEEGRRIAWRHFGRHIWRYELQPTEDGTLVTETFDWSKAPIKAYITMMKWPEKHTKNMTATLERLAEVTEH, encoded by the coding sequence ATGAACGACGAGCAGGTCTCGGTGTCCCGAACGATCAAGGCATCACCGGAGGACATCTTCGACGTGTTGGCCCACCCGGCCCGGCATTCGGAGATCGACGGTTCGGGCACGGTGAAAGCCAGCCGCGGCGGAGCCGACGAACGGCTGAGCCAGGGCGCCAAGTTCGGCATGGACATGCGGATCGGCCTGCCGTACATCATCAAAAACACGGTGGTGGAGTTCGAAGAGGGCCGGCGGATCGCCTGGCGGCACTTCGGTCGCCACATCTGGCGCTACGAACTGCAGCCAACCGAAGACGGCACGCTGGTGACCGAGACCTTCGACTGGTCCAAGGCTCCGATCAAGGCGTACATCACCATGATGAAGTGGCCCGAGAAGCACACCAAGAACATGACCGCCACACTTGAGCGGTTGGCTGAGGTGACCGAGCACTAG
- a CDS encoding HAD-IB family hydrolase → MENDRPTARPGLAAFDFDGTLTGRDSLMPFLVRVAGRRAMSSVVAGVGAELLRRGDRSRDTAKALMLRRVMTGRLATDVGEAGRHYAAFLQPRLRLDGLKQVAWHQERHHRVVLVSASLGVYLRPLAEALKLDGVEAVELIVDGDGRLSGEMTGPNCRGPEKVVRLDRWLATEGIDRSGIELWAYGDSSGDDELLAVADHRHRCSRPRSRTG, encoded by the coding sequence GTGGAGAATGACCGGCCCACGGCCAGGCCCGGCCTGGCGGCATTCGACTTTGACGGCACACTGACCGGACGCGACAGCCTGATGCCGTTTCTTGTCCGTGTGGCAGGACGGCGAGCGATGTCCTCGGTCGTCGCCGGCGTTGGCGCAGAACTGCTGCGACGCGGCGACCGAAGCCGAGACACGGCCAAAGCACTGATGCTCCGACGGGTGATGACGGGCCGCCTGGCAACAGATGTGGGTGAAGCCGGCCGCCACTACGCCGCGTTCCTCCAACCCCGGCTCCGGCTTGACGGGTTGAAGCAGGTGGCGTGGCATCAGGAACGACACCACCGTGTGGTGCTCGTGTCGGCGTCCCTGGGGGTGTATCTCAGGCCCTTGGCAGAGGCTCTGAAACTGGACGGCGTCGAGGCCGTCGAGCTGATCGTCGATGGAGACGGCAGGCTCTCCGGCGAGATGACAGGCCCCAACTGTCGAGGCCCCGAGAAGGTGGTACGCCTGGACCGGTGGCTGGCAACAGAGGGCATCGACCGCTCCGGGATCGAGCTGTGGGCCTACGGGGACTCCTCCGGTGACGACGAACTGCTGGCTGTAGCCGACCATCGCCACCGCTGCAGCCGCCCGCGCTCTCGAACGGGCTGA
- a CDS encoding DUF3048 domain-containing protein, whose amino-acid sequence MAIAASITKILQAAAAGLTSRRAIAAAPVVAVSLVVGISVLSTRSDPAKVATREDAAPMARRWVSTSEGVTDVADGKAKVDAKAKATSKAKADGKTKASTTPGGQSALGGNQPGGTQPGGKQPGGKQPGGKQPGATPAAGGTPSTTPATPSTAAPNPELPPLVQGTPPDPSLNLIGAPPEPWPDNCRCAPLTGMGIDSPFGAKGSAVAIKVSNAPRADPQTGLNRADLIYEEPAHGIMDASRFLAVFHSREIDTIGAVRSARTSDMQLLLPLGRPIFAYAGSNDRTEWAVSERERDGWFVHASERQDGTSVYSRTDQSEHGLFVSRNNLQNKYGGATAPPNPQFSFMDAGNQNASAQPAKRVDLLVAGNHSGFLWDAKSKMWLRFQAGKPHVNKTNGAQIGRSSVIVLTTRYQGSYADMNSMEAVTFPMPGEPARGQAFVLTGPTVTQGTWSRSADGDLFDLRDLQGRAISLQRGPVYVGLVSSLPTVS is encoded by the coding sequence GTGGCAATTGCTGCTTCCATCACCAAAATCCTGCAAGCCGCCGCAGCGGGGCTCACGTCTCGGCGCGCCATCGCTGCAGCGCCCGTGGTTGCGGTGTCACTCGTGGTGGGCATCTCGGTGCTGTCCACCCGGAGTGATCCTGCCAAAGTGGCCACTCGCGAAGACGCTGCACCAATGGCTCGTCGTTGGGTTTCAACGTCGGAGGGTGTGACCGACGTCGCGGATGGCAAGGCCAAGGTCGACGCCAAGGCGAAGGCCACCAGCAAGGCCAAGGCCGATGGGAAGACCAAAGCGTCCACCACGCCCGGAGGCCAGTCCGCGTTGGGTGGCAACCAGCCTGGCGGTACCCAGCCAGGGGGCAAGCAGCCAGGGGGCAAGCAGCCAGGGGGCAAGCAGCCTGGCGCCACGCCGGCGGCCGGCGGGACACCGAGCACGACGCCTGCCACACCCAGCACAGCCGCCCCCAACCCCGAACTGCCGCCGCTGGTGCAGGGCACCCCACCGGATCCCTCGCTCAATCTCATTGGGGCACCGCCCGAACCCTGGCCCGATAACTGTCGTTGCGCTCCGCTGACTGGCATGGGCATCGATTCCCCATTTGGTGCCAAAGGCTCGGCGGTTGCGATCAAGGTGTCCAACGCACCTCGGGCCGACCCACAGACCGGCCTGAACCGTGCCGACTTGATCTATGAGGAGCCTGCGCACGGCATCATGGACGCCAGCCGTTTCCTGGCGGTGTTCCATTCTCGGGAGATTGACACCATTGGTGCAGTCCGATCGGCCCGCACCTCCGACATGCAGTTGTTGCTGCCCCTGGGACGCCCGATCTTCGCTTATGCGGGATCGAACGATCGAACGGAATGGGCGGTCTCGGAGCGCGAACGAGATGGCTGGTTCGTCCATGCCAGCGAACGCCAGGACGGCACCTCGGTGTACTCCAGGACAGACCAGTCTGAACATGGTTTGTTTGTCAGCCGCAACAACCTCCAGAATAAGTACGGTGGGGCCACCGCCCCACCCAATCCACAGTTCTCCTTTATGGATGCGGGCAATCAGAACGCCAGTGCACAACCGGCCAAGCGGGTTGATCTGCTCGTGGCCGGCAATCACTCGGGGTTCCTCTGGGACGCCAAGTCCAAGATGTGGCTGCGCTTCCAGGCAGGCAAACCTCACGTGAACAAGACGAATGGTGCGCAGATCGGCCGAAGCTCGGTGATCGTGTTGACCACGAGGTACCAGGGCTCGTACGCCGACATGAACAGTATGGAGGCGGTCACGTTTCCGATGCCGGGAGAACCGGCGAGGGGCCAGGCCTTTGTGCTCACCGGCCCGACGGTGACCCAGGGGACGTGGAGTCGCAGCGCGGATGGCGACCTGTTCGATCTGCGTGACCTGCAGGGCCGAGCGATCAGTCTGCAGCGGGGCCCGGTGTACGTCGGTCTGGTCAGCAGCCTTCCCACCGTTTCCTGA
- a CDS encoding SDR family NAD(P)-dependent oxidoreductase, with the protein MLDINGASALVTGGASGLGEATAKALAEKGAKVVICDLDRQAEAGEALAKEIGGVFAPTDVTDTDQIIAAIEAGKELGPVKALVNCAGIGWATRTIGRDGEYSSAHDLEIFRKVIEINLIGSFDAIRLAATAMSQNEPNESGERGAIVNTASVAAFDGQIGQASYSASKGGVVGMTLPVARDLSASGIRVNTIAPGLFDTPIYGTGEASEQFKEKLAANLLFPKRLGFSSEFASLAVEMITNSYFNAETVRLDAGTRMQPK; encoded by the coding sequence ATGCTTGACATCAACGGAGCTTCTGCACTCGTCACCGGAGGGGCCTCTGGCCTCGGGGAGGCCACCGCCAAGGCGTTGGCAGAGAAGGGTGCCAAGGTCGTCATCTGCGACTTGGATCGCCAGGCCGAGGCCGGCGAGGCCTTGGCAAAGGAGATCGGTGGTGTGTTCGCCCCCACCGACGTGACCGACACCGACCAGATCATTGCCGCCATCGAGGCCGGCAAGGAGTTGGGTCCGGTGAAGGCCCTGGTCAACTGCGCCGGTATTGGTTGGGCCACGCGCACCATCGGTCGTGATGGCGAATACAGCTCGGCACACGACCTGGAGATCTTTCGCAAGGTCATCGAGATCAACCTGATCGGCAGCTTCGACGCCATCCGCTTGGCGGCAACGGCCATGAGCCAGAACGAGCCCAACGAGTCGGGGGAGCGCGGCGCCATCGTGAACACCGCCTCGGTTGCGGCCTTTGACGGCCAGATTGGTCAGGCCAGCTACTCGGCGTCCAAGGGCGGAGTTGTCGGCATGACCCTGCCGGTGGCCCGTGACCTGTCCGCCTCGGGCATCCGCGTGAACACCATTGCTCCCGGCCTGTTTGACACCCCCATTTATGGCACTGGCGAGGCCTCCGAGCAGTTCAAGGAGAAGCTGGCGGCCAACCTGCTGTTTCCGAAGCGCCTCGGGTTCTCCTCCGAGTTCGCCTCGCTTGCCGTCGAGATGATCACCAACTCCTACTTCAACGCTGAAACGGTTCGCCTCGACGCGGGCACGCGGATGCAGCCCAAGTAG